A stretch of Spirochaeta cellobiosiphila DSM 17781 DNA encodes these proteins:
- a CDS encoding ATP-binding protein, which produces MIGRPTIVDDAILDRLVYNSFRIELKGKSYKKKNKLED; this is translated from the coding sequence ATAATTGGTAGACCTACTATAGTAGATGATGCTATTCTGGATCGTCTTGTTTACAATTCTTTTAGAATTGAGCTTAAAGGAAAGTCTTATAAAAAGAAAAACAAACTTGAAGATTGA
- a CDS encoding amidohydrolase, with amino-acid sequence MDKKSILDWLEEQSADIFKLSDQLWDFPELKYQENYAVEQICPILEENGFIVEQNLANISTAFKGTYGSGYPVIGILGEYDALAGMSQLAGSFEKKKDPTMENGHGCGHNLLGSGSLLAALGIKKFLENNPNSGTVVFFGCPAEEGGAGKTFMVKDGVFDDVDIALSWHPSDYNAVSSGTSLANMQILYKFYGTSAHAAAVPHLGRSALDAVELMNVGCNYLREHVVSNARIHYAITDSGGNMPGIVQPYAEVLYLIRAPKLKDVRDIKKRLDKIADGAALMTETLCEKVFVKATSNIIPNDFLGQLLFEKMQQIPFGEITEQELNEGIQWQKSMKEMVNSLEGVVERADSKDKAWIREKYGLPVNDFIIPFTPNNICQAYSTDVGDVSWICPTGQIAGLTWIANSMEHTWQVVAQGKSTLAHKGIIYAAKVLAMTGISLIENHKLVDYAKAELKERCQDEKYISPIP; translated from the coding sequence ATGGATAAAAAATCAATACTTGATTGGTTAGAAGAGCAAAGTGCGGATATCTTTAAGTTGAGTGACCAGTTATGGGATTTTCCTGAATTAAAATATCAGGAAAATTATGCCGTCGAACAGATCTGTCCCATATTGGAAGAAAATGGATTTATAGTTGAGCAGAATCTTGCAAATATTTCGACGGCTTTCAAGGGGACTTACGGAAGTGGTTACCCAGTTATTGGTATATTAGGTGAATATGATGCATTGGCAGGTATGAGTCAATTAGCTGGAAGCTTTGAGAAAAAAAAGGATCCGACCATGGAAAATGGTCATGGTTGTGGTCATAATCTTCTAGGTTCGGGATCATTACTTGCTGCCTTAGGAATTAAAAAATTCCTTGAGAATAATCCAAACTCAGGAACCGTCGTCTTTTTTGGCTGTCCCGCAGAGGAAGGGGGTGCAGGGAAGACGTTTATGGTTAAAGATGGTGTTTTCGATGATGTGGATATAGCATTGTCATGGCATCCATCAGATTATAATGCAGTATCCAGTGGAACGTCTCTGGCCAATATGCAGATTCTATATAAATTTTACGGAACCAGTGCACATGCTGCAGCAGTTCCGCATCTTGGAAGAAGTGCCTTGGATGCCGTTGAACTAATGAATGTTGGCTGTAATTATTTACGAGAACATGTTGTATCCAATGCGCGTATTCATTATGCGATTACAGATAGTGGTGGGAACATGCCCGGGATTGTTCAACCTTATGCAGAAGTACTGTATCTAATTCGAGCACCAAAGCTAAAAGATGTTCGGGACATAAAAAAGCGATTGGATAAGATAGCCGACGGTGCTGCACTTATGACAGAAACTCTGTGTGAAAAAGTATTTGTTAAAGCGACTTCTAACATCATTCCAAATGACTTTTTAGGACAATTACTATTTGAGAAAATGCAGCAAATTCCTTTTGGAGAAATTACAGAACAAGAGTTGAATGAAGGAATACAATGGCAGAAGTCCATGAAAGAAATGGTCAATTCATTAGAGGGCGTTGTCGAACGGGCTGATTCCAAAGATAAGGCTTGGATCCGGGAGAAGTATGGATTGCCCGTTAATGATTTCATTATTCCCTTTACACCAAATAATATTTGTCAGGCTTATTCTACAGATGTGGGTGATGTATCTTGGATTTGTCCTACTGGTCAGATTGCTGGTTTGACATGGATTGCTAATTCCATGGAACATACTTGGCAGGTGGTTGCACAAGGAAAAAGTACTTTGGCACATAAGGGTATTATCTATGCTGCTAAAGTTCTTGCCATGACTGGTATATCTTTGATTGAAAATCACAAATTGGTTGATTATGCTAAAGCAGAACTAAAGGAACGTTGTCAAGACGAGAAGTATATATCACCAATCCCTTAG
- a CDS encoding cysteine hydrolase family protein: MQIPENSALLLVDVQDSKNPPEIYKSDDQRKSRDFYHENVKKVTEYFREKGNVPIIHVIELHRDDLVDFGRELDGSENIHCLEKDSFFWEPTAPIDGEYVIQKRRYSAFFGTDLEILLRGLQTEHLFICGGMTDICVHYTAVEAHQMDYHIHVVREACGTHSSVEDAEAVFDSINYFQSNSVISVRDLD, from the coding sequence ATGCAAATACCAGAAAATAGTGCTCTATTACTTGTTGATGTGCAGGATTCCAAAAATCCTCCTGAAATATACAAAAGCGATGACCAAAGAAAATCCAGAGATTTTTATCATGAAAATGTGAAGAAAGTTACAGAATATTTCCGAGAAAAGGGAAACGTTCCTATTATACATGTTATAGAATTGCATCGTGATGATTTAGTGGATTTTGGTCGGGAATTGGATGGCTCCGAAAATATCCACTGTTTGGAAAAGGATAGCTTTTTCTGGGAACCAACAGCACCGATTGATGGGGAATATGTTATACAAAAACGTCGTTATAGTGCGTTTTTTGGTACGGATCTTGAGATTTTGTTACGTGGACTTCAAACAGAGCATTTGTTTATCTGTGGTGGTATGACTGATATTTGTGTCCACTATACAGCGGTCGAAGCTCATCAGATGGACTATCATATTCATGTTGTTAGAGAAGCATGCGGTACTCATAGTTCGGTGGAAGATGCGGAAGCTGTATTTGACAGCATTAATTATTTTCAGAGTAATTCTGTAATCTCTGTTCGGGACCTAGACTAA
- a CDS encoding cysteine hydrolase family protein: MNILKGSALLVIDLQDGNDEDDIPVMEGSSTYQNAPKIISFFREHDLPVIQIREVHRADHVDFGRELDGTEGLHCLEGTRSVEYHPLTKPEGKDYLVSKRRYSAFIGTDLDILLRGLKAEYLYLIGGLTDVCVHFTAVDAHQYDYHFYVVSDCVTGSTWKAHNYSLKNMKYLQRDSNITTADILEGEVIDANTRK; encoded by the coding sequence ATGAATATATTAAAAGGCAGTGCCTTATTGGTTATTGATTTGCAGGACGGAAATGATGAAGATGATATTCCTGTAATGGAAGGCAGCTCTACCTATCAAAATGCACCTAAAATCATAAGCTTTTTTAGGGAGCATGATTTACCAGTAATTCAGATAAGAGAGGTCCATCGTGCAGATCATGTGGATTTTGGTCGTGAACTAGATGGAACAGAGGGACTGCATTGTCTGGAGGGCACAAGATCGGTTGAATACCATCCTCTGACAAAGCCCGAAGGCAAGGATTATCTTGTATCAAAACGACGTTACAGTGCCTTTATCGGAACAGATTTAGATATTCTTTTAAGAGGTTTGAAAGCAGAATATCTATATCTTATTGGCGGATTAACAGATGTATGTGTTCATTTTACAGCTGTTGATGCCCATCAGTATGATTATCATTTTTATGTTGTTTCTGATTGTGTGACTGGATCAACATGGAAAGCTCATAATTATTCACTTAAAAATATGAAGTATCTACAGCGTGATTCGAACATTACAACGGCAGATATTTTGGAAGGGGAAGTTATCGATGCAAATACCAGAAAATAG
- a CDS encoding MATE family efflux transporter, with amino-acid sequence MDSKAFYKMTFRTVLPLMIQSLLLASVNFIGQAMVSRLGVTEVAAVGVANKIYSIYFLVLYGTSCACVMFVSQFKGKNDIDGLRRTMGMTLSITVALGVIVTLATWLFPRQCLSLFSDDQKVIENGVAYLKTVSLSYLLLSFIYPINYMLRGITKVQIVMITSVLSVIVTTVISYIFIFGHLSMPALGVTGAALATVLTRAAELMVLLIYLKASRNPIMEKLPTMFKYTKLDFKKFLYKAVPLAGNEMFWGIGTTLYFVIYGRMGTAQLAAMSIMNTIQTLEQTFALSLSGAGAVILGNEIGKGNKDELALLAGRFHKLALMVGGVVSIVLFFLRGSILELYQLKGTLTGEYLSQCLLAMSCFVIIHCFNSMNVEGLLRSGGDVKFVLLMDVGGIWLIGLPLTFIFGEVLHLPLIVVYLVFVIVELYKLPLGIYRSRTMKWAQQL; translated from the coding sequence ATGGATAGCAAGGCATTTTACAAAATGACATTCAGAACTGTTCTTCCCTTGATGATACAATCTTTGCTCTTAGCAAGTGTTAATTTTATAGGCCAGGCAATGGTCAGCCGACTTGGTGTAACAGAAGTGGCAGCTGTTGGGGTTGCAAATAAAATCTATTCCATTTATTTCCTTGTTTTATATGGAACTAGCTGTGCTTGTGTGATGTTTGTATCCCAATTTAAAGGGAAAAATGACATTGACGGTCTCAGAAGAACAATGGGTATGACTTTGAGTATTACGGTCGCACTCGGTGTGATCGTCACATTGGCTACGTGGTTGTTTCCAAGACAGTGTCTATCCCTCTTTAGCGATGATCAGAAGGTTATTGAGAATGGTGTAGCATATTTGAAAACTGTATCCTTATCATATTTATTATTGAGTTTCATTTACCCCATTAATTATATGCTAAGGGGCATTACCAAAGTTCAAATAGTAATGATTACGTCCGTTCTTTCTGTCATCGTTACAACGGTAATATCCTATATTTTTATTTTTGGTCATTTATCAATGCCGGCGTTAGGTGTTACAGGTGCGGCTCTGGCCACGGTTTTAACTAGAGCCGCAGAATTGATGGTATTGCTTATATATTTGAAAGCGAGTCGAAATCCGATTATGGAAAAACTACCAACTATGTTCAAATACACAAAGTTGGACTTTAAAAAATTTCTGTACAAAGCGGTTCCCTTAGCCGGAAACGAAATGTTCTGGGGAATCGGGACCACCTTGTATTTTGTGATTTATGGGAGAATGGGCACGGCACAGTTAGCTGCCATGAGTATCATGAACACGATACAAACATTGGAACAGACTTTTGCTCTTAGTCTTTCTGGAGCTGGAGCTGTTATTTTAGGTAATGAAATAGGAAAAGGGAATAAGGACGAATTGGCATTGCTTGCGGGCCGTTTTCATAAACTAGCTCTTATGGTGGGTGGAGTCGTGTCAATAGTTTTGTTTTTCCTTAGAGGATCAATTTTGGAACTGTATCAGCTTAAAGGAACGCTGACAGGTGAATACTTAAGCCAGTGTCTGCTAGCTATGAGCTGTTTTGTAATTATACATTGTTTTAATTCAATGAATGTCGAGGGGCTATTAAGAAGTGGTGGCGATGTTAAATTTGTATTGTTGATGGATGTGGGAGGAATTTGGCTCATTGGATTACCATTGACGTTTATTTTCGGAGAGGTTCTACATCTTCCGTTGATTGTTGTTTATCTCGTTTTCGTCATCGTTGAATTGTACAAATTGCCCTTGGGCATATATAGGTCCAGAACCATGAAATGGGCTCAGCAACTTTAG
- a CDS encoding ABC transporter substrate-binding protein — MKKLMSSVIIVTLIISITACEGKKANSSQTAENTASESSKELNLLAWSGFDDSAIEKLEELTGYTINYTPFSSLEEMETKVMSNSTQYDVAMSSDYIIEALVAQDELEEIDTSKLDNYSKIGTGYLSPTYDPDDKWSVPYSGGGIGILVNRDVIKTEINSYADLWNEELKNQIAYTADARMALSIANLVNGNDFNATKEDEIRAAGEKLSELVPNIKTFTYSGYKLLLSGEVNVLVTATGDEYKAAKEMDNWAFINPTEGEHRFIDSFVIPKDANMDGAYAFINAVISTEYLTRKGEDTNWGYGYTNLEVEDMALKSGISQDLLDISYPEEGVYKTAKYMSRIGDASLIYDEVWSEVKLNAGNKM, encoded by the coding sequence ATGAAGAAGTTAATGAGTTCAGTGATTATAGTAACGCTGATAATAAGTATTACCGCCTGTGAAGGTAAAAAAGCAAATAGCTCTCAGACAGCAGAAAATACAGCGTCTGAGAGTTCAAAAGAGCTGAATCTTTTAGCTTGGTCCGGATTTGACGACAGTGCGATTGAAAAATTGGAAGAACTGACAGGGTATACAATTAATTATACTCCCTTTTCAAGTCTTGAAGAAATGGAAACAAAAGTTATGTCAAACAGCACCCAATATGATGTGGCCATGAGTTCAGACTACATTATCGAAGCATTAGTGGCACAGGACGAGCTTGAAGAAATCGATACATCAAAATTGGATAATTATTCAAAAATCGGCACCGGATATCTAAGTCCTACCTATGATCCAGACGATAAATGGTCTGTCCCTTATTCAGGTGGTGGTATCGGGATATTAGTTAATCGTGATGTGATTAAAACTGAAATCAACAGCTATGCAGATCTTTGGAATGAGGAATTGAAAAATCAAATTGCCTACACAGCTGATGCAAGAATGGCTCTTTCCATTGCAAACCTTGTAAATGGAAATGACTTTAATGCCACCAAGGAAGATGAAATTCGTGCTGCCGGTGAGAAGCTATCTGAGTTGGTACCGAATATCAAGACCTTTACCTATTCAGGATACAAATTATTGTTAAGCGGTGAAGTCAATGTTCTTGTTACAGCAACTGGTGATGAATATAAAGCAGCAAAAGAAATGGACAACTGGGCGTTCATCAATCCAACTGAGGGGGAACATCGTTTCATTGATAGTTTTGTCATTCCTAAAGACGCTAACATGGATGGAGCTTATGCATTTATCAATGCAGTTATCAGCACTGAGTACCTGACAAGAAAAGGCGAGGATACAAACTGGGGTTATGGATATACAAACCTTGAAGTTGAAGATATGGCATTGAAATCAGGAATTTCTCAAGATCTGCTTGATATCTCTTATCCTGAGGAAGGTGTATATAAAACAGCAAAATATATGTCAAGAATTGGTGATGCTTCCTTGATTTATGATGAAGTATGGTCTGAAGTGAAATTAAATGCAGGCAACAAAATGTAA
- a CDS encoding ABC transporter permease, with product MKGNKLISIFYVVCFLALLYIPIVTMVVYSFNNSELDIGWSGFTLRWYQELLTQSDVFRAFKNTMIVSFVSTFISVLLGAFGAIGFYKHNFRFKKYLDSFLFLPTIVPAMLLGVSMLALYDIFGIPLSKVTIIIAHVTFCTPVTFNTTKVALYGFDKSIEEAAYDLGCNQFQVITKVMLPIIMPAMLSGGLLAFTFSLEDVLTTFFVAGPKDGTLSMYIFGQMKMGIKPTLNALSSLMIVSTVCLGIAAQLLQRRSKKDY from the coding sequence ATGAAGGGAAATAAGCTGATTTCTATTTTTTATGTGGTTTGCTTTCTAGCTCTTCTTTACATACCAATTGTGACAATGGTTGTTTATTCCTTTAATAATTCGGAACTAGATATCGGATGGAGCGGATTTACTTTGAGGTGGTACCAAGAGCTGTTGACCCAGAGTGATGTGTTTAGGGCGTTTAAAAATACGATGATAGTTTCCTTTGTAAGTACGTTTATATCTGTATTACTAGGAGCTTTCGGAGCCATTGGATTTTATAAACATAATTTTAGATTTAAGAAATATTTGGATTCTTTCCTTTTCTTGCCAACCATTGTACCGGCCATGCTCCTTGGGGTATCCATGTTGGCACTTTATGATATTTTCGGGATTCCCCTTAGTAAGGTGACCATTATCATTGCCCATGTAACGTTTTGTACCCCCGTTACGTTTAATACAACGAAAGTTGCTTTATACGGGTTTGATAAATCTATAGAGGAAGCGGCTTATGATCTTGGGTGTAACCAGTTTCAAGTGATTACGAAGGTAATGTTACCTATCATTATGCCTGCCATGTTATCAGGAGGATTATTGGCTTTTACATTTTCCTTAGAAGATGTATTGACAACCTTTTTTGTGGCAGGTCCGAAAGACGGTACCCTTTCCATGTACATTTTTGGCCAGATGAAGATGGGAATCAAGCCAACACTAAATGCGTTGAGTAGCTTAATGATTGTTTCAACCGTATGTCTTGGAATAGCAGCACAGCTCTTACAGCGAAGAAGCAAGAAAGATTACTGA
- a CDS encoding ABC transporter permease translates to MKENEKNKKQSLGSMLLTIGPMGLWTTIFFLFPFIYILVVSFSSRNEFGNIVYDFTLKAYQTLIRPVYMTVIYRTILMAFVVTFLVILIAYPYAYIAARAGKKIQQFMLMGIIIPFWTNGLLRIYAIMNVSSANGVINSLLMHIGLITEPLQILYTPFAVYFGLIYSLLPLMVMPLYSSLQKIDSSILEAGRDLGASSFQLFTQVIFPLSLPGIMGGVVLVFVPSMFNFYVPDALGGGKMMIIGNVISNQFSISKNWPFGSALAVAIMLFSSLIILLDNKVSSVRQEEN, encoded by the coding sequence ATGAAGGAAAATGAAAAAAATAAAAAACAATCCCTAGGCTCAATGCTTCTTACAATTGGTCCCATGGGATTGTGGACAACAATCTTCTTCCTGTTTCCTTTTATCTACATTCTTGTTGTTAGCTTTTCATCCAGAAATGAATTTGGAAATATTGTGTATGATTTTACCCTGAAAGCGTATCAGACACTCATTCGTCCGGTGTATATGACGGTTATTTACAGAACCATATTGATGGCTTTTGTTGTCACCTTTCTTGTTATATTGATTGCTTATCCTTATGCCTATATTGCTGCTAGAGCCGGTAAAAAAATTCAACAATTTATGTTGATGGGCATTATTATCCCATTTTGGACAAACGGATTACTACGGATATACGCAATAATGAATGTTTCATCGGCAAATGGAGTCATCAACAGTCTTCTAATGCACATAGGATTGATTACAGAGCCTTTGCAAATTTTGTACACACCATTTGCGGTCTATTTTGGATTGATTTACAGTTTGCTCCCCCTAATGGTTATGCCCTTGTATTCAAGTCTTCAAAAGATTGACTCGTCCATATTAGAAGCTGGAAGAGATCTTGGAGCCTCTTCTTTTCAGCTTTTTACACAGGTAATTTTCCCTTTAAGTCTGCCTGGGATTATGGGTGGTGTTGTCCTGGTTTTTGTCCCTTCTATGTTTAACTTTTATGTTCCCGATGCCCTTGGCGGAGGAAAAATGATGATTATTGGAAATGTTATTTCAAATCAATTTTCCATATCAAAAAACTGGCCTTTTGGATCAGCATTGGCAGTAGCCATTATGTTGTTTAGCTCACTGATCATTCTGTTGGATAACAAAGTGTCTAGTGTAAGACAGGAGGAAAACTAA
- a CDS encoding ABC transporter ATP-binding protein, whose product MEENNMIELLRVTKMFGDMTAVNNISLTVKEGEFLTLLGPSGCGKTTTLRMLAGFEDPSLGEIIIDGKNCETLPPNHRDVNTVFQNYALFPHLTIRENIAFGLKQKKLPKDVIAKKVDRMIQMIKLEEHVNKKPSKLSGGQKQRVAIARSLVNEPKVLLLDEPLGALDLKLRKDMQLELKHLQKELRITFVYVTHDQEEALTISDRIAIMNKGNIEQIGNVVDIYEKPRTKFAADFIGETNLLKGTVLENNENYSVVDFNGVKIASNMKKRYLVGSEVYVSIRPENLRFASNIDNLENYNVLDVIYDESIYVGNILRHMFHTKDNVPIKLNCFTHDNQRPLDKAQIKICWKKAHCIFVHDESGVNG is encoded by the coding sequence ATGGAAGAGAATAACATGATTGAATTACTTAGAGTAACGAAGATGTTTGGTGATATGACAGCGGTTAATAACATTAGCCTTACGGTAAAAGAAGGAGAATTTCTTACCCTTCTTGGACCATCCGGATGCGGAAAGACAACAACACTTCGTATGCTTGCAGGGTTCGAAGATCCAAGTCTAGGAGAAATTATCATTGACGGTAAAAACTGTGAGACACTACCTCCAAATCATAGAGATGTTAATACGGTATTTCAAAATTATGCACTTTTTCCCCATTTGACAATTCGTGAAAACATCGCATTTGGACTTAAACAAAAAAAATTACCAAAAGATGTAATAGCAAAAAAAGTTGATCGAATGATTCAGATGATTAAACTCGAAGAGCATGTCAACAAAAAGCCTTCAAAGTTAAGTGGTGGTCAAAAACAAAGAGTAGCGATTGCCAGATCACTGGTTAATGAACCAAAAGTTCTATTGTTAGATGAACCCCTTGGTGCTCTTGATTTAAAACTTCGCAAGGACATGCAGTTAGAACTCAAACATCTGCAAAAAGAGCTGAGAATCACTTTTGTTTATGTTACCCATGATCAGGAAGAGGCTTTAACTATCTCTGACAGGATTGCCATTATGAATAAAGGCAATATAGAGCAAATTGGTAATGTTGTTGACATCTATGAAAAGCCAAGAACGAAATTCGCAGCGGACTTTATAGGGGAAACTAATCTACTGAAAGGTACTGTTCTAGAGAATAATGAAAACTATTCCGTTGTAGATTTTAACGGGGTGAAAATTGCTTCCAATATGAAAAAACGTTATTTAGTTGGGTCTGAGGTTTATGTATCCATTAGACCGGAAAATTTACGCTTTGCATCTAATATTGATAATCTTGAAAACTACAATGTTTTGGACGTTATTTATGATGAATCAATTTACGTCGGTAATATCCTAAGACATATGTTTCATACCAAAGATAATGTCCCAATTAAATTAAATTGTTTTACCCACGATAACCAAAGACCTCTTGATAAAGCTCAAATAAAAATATGCTGGAAGAAAGCCCATTGTATCTTCGTACATGATGAAAGTGGGGTGAATGGATGA